DNA from Candidatus Aminicenantes bacterium:
TATTGGCCCGACCTGAAGGGGAGCTATTCCGATGTGCCCGGCGGCGAAAATTGGAATGTCAACCTGTACGCCGGAGCGCTGTATAACTTTTTTTTCAGGAGCGAGGATGCGGCCCGCACCTTCATCCATGCCGTCGCCTCCGCCCTCCGGCAGCGTGAATTGGGCATAAAATTTTCCCGGTTCGGGCTGATGTGGGAGAATGTTACTCCCGCCCAGGCGGCCGAGCTGGAGAGGCCGGGCGGCGCCGGCGTTTTGGTCACGATGGTGGCGATCAACGGACCGGCCGACCGGGCCGGCATCCGGCCGCTGGACGTGGTCCTGGAAATGGACGGCGCCCAGGTGACAAACGTCTCCCATTTTTCCCTGCTGCTGGATGGGAAGGCCCCGGGAGCAAAGGCTTCGCTGCTCATGCTGCGGCGCCTCAAGCCCCCGCCGGAAGAGAGCGAATGGAAATCCCTGACCATGGAGATCGAGGCCCGGTAGTCGCAGACCTGACGGCCCTTGCCGGTTCGCCGCCGCAGTGATAAACTACGACATGGCAAATCATTATTTCCCGCGGGGGCGGCGGTGATCGCCCTGATCGTTCTCGGGTCGGCGGCTGTGCTCGCCGCAGCCTATCTTGTCTACGGCCGTTTCCTGGCAAGCCGCCTGCAGCTGGACGACTCCAAGCCCACGCCGGCGGTGACGGTAAACGACGGCCAGGATTATGTTCCCGCCTCCGCCGGGCTTCTGCTCGGGCAGCATTTTTCGGCCATCTCCGCCGCCGGGCCGATCGTCGGGCCGGTTTTGGCCGGGATCTGGTTCGGCTGGCTGCCGGCGCTGATGTGGATCATCCTCGGCTCCATCTTCATCGGCGGCGTTCACGATTTTTCCAGCCTGATCGCCTCGGTGCGCCATGGCGGGGCATCGATCGGTGAGATCGTGCGCCGCAACCTTTCGCCGACCGCCTACCGGCTTTTCCTGGCTTTCGTCTGGCTGTGCCTGGTGTACGTCATCGCCGCTTTCACCGACATCACCGCCCAGACCTTCCGCGCCATGGGCGGCAGCGGCGAACCCTTCGGTGCCGGCGTGGCCGCCTCCTCGCTCTTCTATATCCTGGCGGCTATGGCCATGGGCATCCTCCTCTATCGCTGGCGCTGGAAAGTGGGCAAAGCGACCCTGGTTTTCCTGCCCCTGGTCATGCTGATTATCTGGCTGGGGCCGCACCTGCCGGCCTCTTGGCTCCATCTCATCGCCTCGGTCCCGGTCAAGGGCTGGGACGTCGTCCTCCTGGGCTACTGCTTCTTCGCCGCCATCATCCCGGTCTGGCTGCTGCTGCAGCCGCGCGGCTACCTGGGCGGCTGGTTGCTCTATCTGGTCATTGCCGCCGGGCTGGGCGGGGCCCTGTTCGGCCGCATCCCCTTGGCCTACCCGGCGCTCAACCTCCATGGCCTGGCCAGCGTGCTGAACGGCAAGCCGCTGCTGCCGCTGTTGTTCATCACCATTGCCTGCGGCGCCTGCTCGGGCTTCCACGGCATCGTCGCTTCCGGCACTACGTCCAAGCAGCTGGCGCGCGAACGCGACGCGCGGCCTGTCGGCTACGGTGCGATGCTGCTCGAGGCGCTGGTGGCGGTGCTGGCCCTGGCCACGGTCATGGCCCTGGCGCCGGGCTCGCCGGCGCTGAAAGAAGATCCCAACCTGATCTATGCCCGCGGCATCGCCCGCTACCTGGGGCTGGCCGGGATCGATCCCGCCCTTGCCCTATCGTTCGCGCTGCTGGCTTTTTCGACCTTCGTCTACGACACCCTCGACGTCTGCACGCGCCTGGCGCGCTACATCCTGCAGGAGTTCACCGGGTTGAAGGGGAGAGCCGGCGGCTGGCTGGCGACCGCCGCGACCCTGGTCCTGCCGCTGCTCTTCCTGCTCTCGACCAAGGAAAAGGGCTACCTGGTGGCCTGGCCGATCTTCGGCTCCAGCAACCAGCTGCTGGCGGCGCTGACCCTGCTGGCCCTGGCCGTGTGGCTGAAGCACAGCGGCCGCCGCATCGGCTTTGTCATTATCCCGCTGGCGGTCATGCTGGTCATGAGCATGTGGTCGCTGGTCCTGCTGGTGAAGCCATTCTTGTCGGGCAGCACGGGTTTCGACAACCTGCTGTCGGCTGTCTTGGGCCTGATATTGCTCGTGTTGAGCCTGTTCCTGCTGGCCGAAACGGCGCGCGTCCTGAACCGGCGGCGCGCGGAGCCCGTTGCTCGCGATCAGAAGCGATGAAATTTCGAACCAACCTGGCGAAGCGAAGTAAATCCTTTTGGGCCATAGCTGGCTTTGTCCTCATCGGCGGAGTCGGCATCCTTGACTTCTTGACGGGTTATGAGCTTGCATTTTCACTGTTTTATCTGATCCCCGTTTCCATCGTGGCCTGGTACGCCGGCCAGCGCCTCGGAATCGTGGCCGCGGTGCTGAGCGCCTTCGTATGGCTCGTGGCGGACGTGCTGGCGGGAAGTTTATATTCAAGTCCCTTCATTTACACGTGGAACACCTTCATCCGCTTCAGTTTTTTTGTCATCACCGTATTTCTCCTGGCCAATTTAAGAAAGGCGCTGGACAGTGAAAAGGAATTGGCCCGAACCGACTACCTGACCGGGGTGGTCAATTCACGTTTCTTCTATGATTTGGTGCAGATAGAAAACGACCGTCTGCAAAGGCACGAGCGCCCCTTTACCATTGCCTATATCGATCTGGACAACTTCAAATCCTTGAACGACCAATTCGGACATTCGGTGGGCGACCGGGTCCTCCACACCGTGGCGAATTCCGCCAAGAGGAGTTTGCGAAAAACCGACGTGGTGGCGCGGCTTGGCGGTGATGAATTCGTGTTGTTGCTGCCCGAAACCGACGAAAAATCGGCCCGCGTGGTGCTGGCCAAGATTCACACCTGCCTGTTGAAGGAAATGCGGCAGAGCCATTGGCCGATCACGTTCAGCATCGGCGTGTTGACCTGCCATGCCGCCCCACCGACTCCCGATTACTTGGTGCGCATGGCCGATGAACTGATGTATACGGTAAAGCATGAAGGCAAGGATGCGATCCGCTACTCCGTTTATACGGGCTAGCGCCAACGTGCATCCGGCTTCCCCCAAAGCCCCCTCAGGAGGAACATGAACAGCGATCTGACAAGAGAATCACATGCATCATTGGCCAGGCCGCGCTGCAAGTATTCCATGGCGGCAAAATTATTTTTCCTGTCCATGGACCTGATCGCCGGGAAACGAACGACCCTGGCCAAGGCCAAGCTCATCGAAATGCTGGCCAGCGTGCCCTATCGCGCCTGGGAATTCCGCCTCTATGCGCGACTGACAAGTTGTTATCGCGATCAAGACGCTGTCAAAAAAGCACGCGAAATTATTGTCTGGAGCCGCGCCGCCCAGGATAACGAATATTGGCACCTGCGGGTGCT
Protein-coding regions in this window:
- a CDS encoding diguanylate cyclase, encoding MKFRTNLAKRSKSFWAIAGFVLIGGVGILDFLTGYELAFSLFYLIPVSIVAWYAGQRLGIVAAVLSAFVWLVADVLAGSLYSSPFIYTWNTFIRFSFFVITVFLLANLRKALDSEKELARTDYLTGVVNSRFFYDLVQIENDRLQRHERPFTIAYIDLDNFKSLNDQFGHSVGDRVLHTVANSAKRSLRKTDVVARLGGDEFVLLLPETDEKSARVVLAKIHTCLLKEMRQSHWPITFSIGVLTCHAAPPTPDYLVRMADELMYTVKHEGKDAIRYSVYTG
- a CDS encoding PDZ domain-containing protein; this translates as MAVWLSRKRLAVFCGLCSWLVANIALAQVTEPASWPMPGKGLWMWVEAKTDLSPEQVDAAFKKAVDGGMVFLDPAFSATVFFAGKIRLTEGKGAARRKYGDQPTKADDIRIEAEWRTGYLGQYRGSSYRFIALDAVRSMDLHYWPDLKGSYSDVPGGENWNVNLYAGALYNFFFRSEDAARTFIHAVASALRQRELGIKFSRFGLMWENVTPAQAAELERPGGAGVLVTMVAINGPADRAGIRPLDVVLEMDGAQVTNVSHFSLLLDGKAPGAKASLLMLRRLKPPPEESEWKSLTMEIEAR
- a CDS encoding carbon starvation protein A, with translation MIALIVLGSAAVLAAAYLVYGRFLASRLQLDDSKPTPAVTVNDGQDYVPASAGLLLGQHFSAISAAGPIVGPVLAGIWFGWLPALMWIILGSIFIGGVHDFSSLIASVRHGGASIGEIVRRNLSPTAYRLFLAFVWLCLVYVIAAFTDITAQTFRAMGGSGEPFGAGVAASSLFYILAAMAMGILLYRWRWKVGKATLVFLPLVMLIIWLGPHLPASWLHLIASVPVKGWDVVLLGYCFFAAIIPVWLLLQPRGYLGGWLLYLVIAAGLGGALFGRIPLAYPALNLHGLASVLNGKPLLPLLFITIACGACSGFHGIVASGTTSKQLARERDARPVGYGAMLLEALVAVLALATVMALAPGSPALKEDPNLIYARGIARYLGLAGIDPALALSFALLAFSTFVYDTLDVCTRLARYILQEFTGLKGRAGGWLATAATLVLPLLFLLSTKEKGYLVAWPIFGSSNQLLAALTLLALAVWLKHSGRRIGFVIIPLAVMLVMSMWSLVLLVKPFLSGSTGFDNLLSAVLGLILLVLSLFLLAETARVLNRRRAEPVARDQKR